In one Pseudodesulfovibrio tunisiensis genomic region, the following are encoded:
- a CDS encoding flagellar hook protein FlgE has product MGFGSLYVGATGVVAHGDRMQVVANNLANVNTVGFKKSEAYFADLMSQQVAGASARYSSGANYVSQMGRGVALGEVRHIFKEGSLENSTTVTDLAVTGQGFFGVRGADSAETFYTRAGNFRFDNDAYLVNPSDLRLQGYQVDRETGQVSAAISDVQLPYEDVNVGDRTVRVVRSLPRATTSLEMVSNLDFSSSDNFTSSTDPFFAMLESYDATLSNGAPFGGVSPAYSSSLNVYDVDGNPHALTVYFDPVSANTVSNAATGYTYWEYLIAVPGDQDGSAAYGTSGAGLVGAGMLTFNGQGQLVGQSAFSSQGSKNLGDWQVASLSSNGTPTFDVTFGENGSPVGTTQNVSYDFGISSSTNSWEPGAQTASNVGLNTSAFGNLANITRDARSTTSYDSGSVTLYSIQDGFTDGELQNVSVDREGFLTGHFSNGQSERLYQIALYRFNSEFGLRAEGSNVFRATEASGAAIVGKVSEGGRGTIQQNTLETSNVDMAEQFADMILTQRGYQSNTKVITTADSLLSTTISTKR; this is encoded by the coding sequence ATGGGATTCGGTTCATTGTATGTCGGGGCGACAGGGGTCGTTGCCCACGGCGACCGCATGCAGGTCGTGGCCAACAATCTGGCCAACGTCAACACCGTGGGCTTCAAGAAGAGCGAAGCGTATTTCGCCGATCTGATGAGCCAGCAGGTGGCCGGTGCATCCGCGCGATATTCCAGCGGCGCCAACTACGTCAGCCAGATGGGACGCGGTGTTGCCCTGGGAGAGGTGCGCCATATTTTCAAGGAAGGCAGTCTGGAAAATTCCACCACCGTCACTGATCTTGCCGTGACCGGACAGGGCTTTTTCGGGGTCCGCGGGGCGGATTCCGCCGAGACCTTCTATACCCGGGCCGGAAATTTCCGTTTCGACAACGATGCCTATCTGGTGAATCCCAGTGACCTTCGGCTTCAGGGGTATCAGGTGGATCGCGAAACCGGACAGGTCTCGGCCGCGATTTCCGATGTCCAGCTCCCCTACGAGGACGTGAACGTGGGTGACCGGACCGTGCGCGTGGTGCGCTCTCTGCCCAGAGCCACGACCTCGCTGGAAATGGTTTCCAATCTGGATTTCTCTTCTTCAGACAATTTCACCAGTTCCACGGATCCGTTTTTCGCCATGCTCGAATCCTACGACGCGACCTTGAGCAATGGTGCGCCGTTCGGCGGTGTCAGCCCGGCGTATTCGTCCAGTCTGAACGTGTATGATGTGGATGGCAATCCCCATGCCCTGACCGTGTATTTCGATCCGGTTTCCGCGAACACGGTGTCCAACGCCGCCACGGGCTATACGTATTGGGAATACCTGATAGCCGTGCCCGGGGATCAGGATGGCAGCGCAGCCTACGGCACCTCGGGTGCGGGACTTGTGGGGGCTGGCATGCTGACCTTCAATGGGCAGGGCCAGCTCGTGGGGCAGTCCGCATTTTCCTCTCAGGGCAGCAAGAATCTGGGCGACTGGCAGGTGGCCTCGCTCTCCAGCAATGGCACGCCCACATTCGACGTGACTTTCGGCGAGAACGGCTCTCCCGTAGGTACCACCCAGAACGTGTCCTATGATTTCGGCATCAGTTCCTCCACGAATTCGTGGGAACCCGGGGCTCAGACCGCATCCAATGTGGGGCTGAACACGTCGGCGTTCGGCAATCTGGCGAACATCACCCGGGATGCCCGTTCCACCACCAGCTACGATTCGGGTTCGGTGACACTCTATTCCATACAGGACGGGTTCACGGATGGTGAACTGCAGAACGTGAGCGTGGACCGGGAAGGCTTTCTGACCGGACACTTTTCCAATGGTCAGAGCGAACGCCTCTATCAGATTGCCCTGTACCGCTTCAACAGCGAGTTCGGCCTGCGTGCCGAAGGAAGCAACGTCTTCCGGGCAACGGAAGCCTCTGGTGCGGCCATTGTCGGAAAGGTGTCCGAGGGCGGACGGGGAACCATCCAGCAGAACACGCTGGAAACCTCGAACGTGGACATGGCCGAACAGTTTGCGGACATGATTCTGACTCAGCGCGGATATCAGTCCAATACCAAGGTCATTACCACGGCGGACAGTCTCCTCTCGACGACCATAAGCACCAAGCGCTAA
- a CDS encoding OmpH family outer membrane protein, which translates to MKRHVAACLAALLCLSLLAGCNQPSESTKVAVIDETAAFQKNKASMSAMEHLQKIGAPLQQEAEAAYKAMQDNQNEDTVKAYKEAMSRFQTALNAEQQRVITLLSQEFDRVLEKYRAEKGYALILSKQAVPSFDKTVDITDEIVAEMDKLNIDLTMPEAPKAAATENAEQAQPETEATTEAPAETPAN; encoded by the coding sequence ATGAAACGCCATGTTGCCGCCTGTCTGGCGGCTCTGCTTTGCCTGTCCCTGCTCGCCGGCTGCAACCAGCCTTCCGAAAGCACGAAGGTTGCGGTCATCGACGAAACCGCCGCGTTCCAGAAGAACAAGGCCTCCATGTCGGCCATGGAGCACCTTCAGAAGATCGGCGCGCCCCTGCAGCAGGAGGCCGAAGCCGCTTACAAGGCAATGCAGGACAATCAGAACGAGGACACGGTCAAGGCGTACAAGGAGGCCATGTCCAGGTTCCAGACCGCCCTGAATGCGGAACAGCAGCGCGTGATCACCCTGCTCAGCCAGGAATTCGACCGCGTGCTGGAAAAATATCGCGCGGAAAAGGGCTATGCCCTGATCCTGTCCAAGCAGGCCGTGCCCTCCTTTGACAAGACCGTGGACATCACGGATGAAATCGTTGCGGAAATGGACAAGCTGAACATCGACCTGACCATGCCCGAGGCCCCCAAGGCCGCCGCAACGGAAAACGCGGAACAGGCCCAGCCCGAAACCGAGGCAACGACGGAAGCACCCGCCGAGACCCCGGCCAACTAG